The window CTATTAGGTGCAGATGAATATGGATTTTCAACCGCACCACTCGTGGTACTTGGTTGCATCATGATGAGAGCGTGTCATTTAGACACTTGCCCAGTCGGTGTCGCAACACAAAACCCTGAACTACGTAAAAAGTTCATGGGTGATCCAGGCCATGTTGTCAATTACATGCGTTTCATAGGCGAAGAAGTTCGTGAGTATATGGCTAAACTAGGTGTTCGTAATTTAGATGAGTTGGTCGGTCGCACTGAATTTTTACAAGTTAGTGAGAAGAAAGAGTCTCACCCTAAAGCAAAACAATTGGACTTGAAGCCATTGCTCGTAGAAGTGGACCATAGCTGGATTGAATTAGAACGTCCAGACATTAATAAATATGACGATGAACATCTAGATGAAGTAGAGTTGATTCCAGCTGCTAGGGAAAGTATCGAAAATGGTACGAAGACTCAATTGGATCTTCCTATTAAAAATACGAACCGTACAGTTGGAACCCAGTTAGGGCATGCTGTGACGAAGAAATACGGTGAAAAAGGCTTGCCTGAAGATACGATTGACATCCAATTCGAAGGGTCTGCTGGTCAAAGTTTCGGTGCTTTCGTACCGAAAGGTATTACACTCCGTGTTAAAGGAGATGCCAATGACTATGTGGGTAAAGGATTATCAGGTGGTAAGCTGATCATCCAACCTCATCAGCCGCCGAGCATCCATCGAATCGCCGAAGTGAGCATCGGAAACGTTGCTTTATTCGGTGCAACAGATGGAGAAGCTTATATCAACGGTGCAGCAGGTGAACGATTTGCGGTCCGTAATAGTGGCGCTCGAACAGTGGTCGAAGGTGTTGGAGATAATGGATGTGAATATATGACAGGTGGTCGCGTAGTCATTTTAGGAGAAACAGGTAAAAACTTCGCTGCCGGAATGTCAGGTGGAATCTCTTATATCTGGACGTCAGATCGACGCGCGATGAAGAGTCGATGTAACAAAGAGTTAGTCTCTATTGAAGGGCTAGAAGATTCTGATGAACAAAATGAAGTTCAACAAATGATCATGAAGCATTTGAAATATACAGGAAGTAAACGCGCGAAGTATGTGCTGAATCACTGGGAAGAAGTGGTTGGCCAGTTCGTGAAGATCATTCCTAAAGAATTCAAGGAACAACTGATGAAAGAAAAAGAGGCAGAAAAAGAAGATCAGCCAGTCGTTTAATGGGAGACTGACGCAATTAAGACTAAAAGTGACGCAATTAGTCATTAAACTAACAACAAAAGGAGGGTGATCATGGGATATATTAGAGGATTTCTTGAGTTTGACCGTAAAGAAAATCCAAAGCGTGATCCAGTCGAACGAATTAAAGACTGGGGAGAATATGTGATGCGCCATAGCGATGAAGATATGAAAGAACAAAGCGCTCGTTGCATGGATTGCGGAACCCCGTTCTGTCATACAGGCGCAGAATGGGATCGCGATATGGTAGGTTGTCCTGTGAACAACCTGATTCCTGAATGGAATGAACTTGTTTACGACGGACAATGGAAAGAAGCGCTCGACCGTCTAGAAGAGACAAATAATTTTCCGGAATTCACTGGTCGTGTTTGCCCTGCTCCGTGTGAAGGATCATGTACACTAGCAATCAATGACGATCCTGTAACGATCAAGTCCATAGAAAATGAGATTATCGAACGTGGTTTTGATAATGGGTGGGTGACACCTAACCCACCTCAACATCGTACGGGCAAGAGGGTAGCGATTATCGGTTCTGGTCCTGCGGGACTTGCTGCTGCAGACCAGTTGAACCAAAAAGGTCACACTGTCATCGTTTATGAACGTGATGACCGTGCTGGCGGTCTATTGATGTACGGAATTCCGAATATGAAGTTAGAAAAAGAAACAGTAGAGCGCCGAGTACATCTTTTAGAAGAAGAAGGTATTGAATTCAAACTGAACACTGAAATTGGTGAAGATGTGACTTATGAAGAATTGAAGCGGAATCACGACGCTGTCATCGTATGCACAGGTGCTCAGCAGCCACGTGATGTACCTGCTGAAAATCGTGAAAGTCAGGGGATCCATTTTGCGATGGAATATCTGACTGAATCGACAAAAGCGCTTGAGACAGATCCTCAAAAAACACCGATTTCAGCAAAAGGTAAGAACGTGATCGTGATTGGTGGGGGAGATACGGGGGCAGACTGTGTGGCGACAGCATTACGTCAAGAATGTAAACGTGTCGTTCAGTTCGGTAAACACCCTGCAAGTCCCGAAGATCGTGATGAGGATAATCCGTGGCCACTTTTCCCGATGACCTATACCTTGGAATACGGGTACAAAGAGTCGTTAGAAGCTTATAATGAAGACCCTCGAAAATATGAGGTTCTGACTCAATCATTCCAAACGGATGATGAAGGGAATGTCACTTCACTCAACACGTTGAATGTTGAAAAAGTAGTGGAGAATGGACGATTAGTCACTAAAGAAATCCCAGGTTCTGAGCAAGAATGGGAAGCTGATCTCGTATTGATCGCAATTGGATTCACTGGTCCAGAACCTGAGTTACTTGAACATATGGGGCTTGAAACAGACGAACGAGGACGTGTTTGGACGGTGGATGGAACGAAAGACTACACCACTTCCGAGCCCGGGGTATTTGCCGCCGGAGATTTGCGAAGAGGTCAAAGCTTAGTCGTTTGGGCTATCCGAGAAGGCAGAGAAGTCGCTGAACAATGTGATGCATACCTTGAAAAAGACAGCAGTCTTAAATCTTCTTTTGCTGTATAAAATTATATTTCAATTTTTCAAAAGTGGGGGGTTCCCCACTTTTTATTTTTATACCGTTCAGTTGTTATTCGCTTCAAAATCATCTACAATTAGATAACAAAAAGCCATTTACCAGTGGTGAAGGAGGGACCGAACATGACAAAGAAGATAGGTTTTATCGGCTGCGGAAAAATGGGCCAAGCTATCATTAATGGAATGATTGAATATGGTGGTATTTCACCTGACCATATCATTGCTACAGCAGTTACTGATAAAACGATTGAATACGTAGAAGATACCTACGGAGTGCAGGTGACCCACGATAATAAGAAGGTTGCATCAGAAAGTGATGTGCTATACCTTGCAGTGAAACCTTACCATTACCCGAAAGTAATCGATGATATTCGCAAACATGTACGTGAAGAAACAATTATAGTAACGATAGCATTAGGTGTTTCATTAAAAGATACGACGCTCATGTTCGGAGAAAAAGCAAAAGTCATCCGCACGATGCCAAACACACCATCCCACGTTGGGGAAGGGATGACAGTCATTTCGCCTAATGATAATATAACTGATTCTGAGTTGGCTGACATGAAATCATTATTCCAAGGTTACGGACAAGTGGCTCAGGTAGATGAGAAAATGATGGATAAAATCCCAGCAGTAAGCGGTTCGTCACCTGCTTATGTGTACGTATTTATTGAAGCAATGGCTGATGGAGCTGTGAAACAAGGAGTACCAAGAGATCTTGCATATCAGCTATCCTCACAAGCAGTGCTGGGAGCAGCTAAGATGGTCTTAGAAAGTGGAAAACATCCAGGCGAGTTGAAGGATAATGTATGTACACCAGCTGGTTCAACGATCAAAGCAATCGACGCTTTAGAACAAAGAGGTTTCAGAGGAACAGTTATGCAAGCCATGGAAGAATGTCTGAAAAAATAAATAGTGTTTAATAAGCACCATGCTCACTTCTTGCCCCTGACTTTATGTTCGATAAGTTAGGGGCAAGTTTTTTATAAAGCAAGTGTCCAAACAATATTAGGATAGACGTACAAAATAGAATGAAGACGGCCGAATTTGAATAGACCTTTCTTTGAAAGGCCTATTTTTTAGTAGAAAAGTAATGTGGAAAAATTAACTACTTTTGGTATTATGATTACTGAACAAACAGATTTTAAATCGCAGGAACTAAGTTGAGATTTCTATAATAGAAAGTATATTAGATTGATCGAGATTGAGAAAAGGAGGTGTTGATTAATGCAAAAGGAAGTAACCTTCAAATAGTAGGATTATTCAAACCTCCTTCTTAATGTTTATGTGTGGATTTATTTTTAGCTTTATCCCTCAAGAAAACTATACGTTATTAGGCATTAATCTGGTGCTTGCAACCTTTTGTTCAATTTTGTTTTTAGTTATTTGGAAGTTAAATCGAAACCACAGCAAAAGATATTTCTCTTTACTTAGCCACGTGATGATGAATGGACTAGGAGTATTTTTTGCTATACCTCTTTTCGAACACTGTATGGTCACTTTGCTTTTTGGATAGGTGTGGTAGCAATTTCAATTATGCTGGTTTTACCATATTTATTTAACGAAGAGATTGCCTTTGGTGCGCAAAAACCTTATAAGTCTAAGCTAGGTAAAATTTATTTGGTCTATTCTATGCTATTTATACTTTTTGCAGGGTCAGTTTTTAGTAGCTCTCTATTTACGCAAAACCCTTATCCCTTAATAGGTAGCTTGATAGCTTTCTTTGCAGCCCTTCTATTCTTTTTCTTAGCTCCGATATTACTCATTAAACCTAAACGAATGGATGAAATTATGGAACGAGTGTGAGGTTCCGTGAATCCTCTTATATGAAGAGGTCTGAGAGAAAAAATTTAAAGTGTAGGTGAGCAACTTGTCCACTAAAGAAGTAACTTTTAAGAACAGTAGAATTATACAAACATCTCTTATGCTCTTTTTTATTGGTTTAATTGGCGGTTATCTTCCCGAAGAAAACTTTACGATAATTTTCCTTAATTTTGGTATAGCATTCATTTGTACCATCCTCTTTTTCTATATTTGGAAAAGATACAGATATGAAAGCAAACGTTATTTTTCCCTATTTAGCTATGTAATGATAATTGGAATTTCAATCTTTTTTATCATACCTATTTTGAGGACGACATATAGTCATTTTGCTTTTTGGATTGTCTTACTGTTAATTAGTATAATGATCCTTTTACCACACTTATATCACGAGCACATCTTTAAAGTTGTTCATAAGCCCTATAAATACAAGCTTGGAAAGGCTTTTACAATTGGTTTGTTTCTCATCTTTACTTTTGGTGGGGGTGTTTATATGGCGATTTTGACGTCGGAAAGTGTAAGTGGATTGATTGCGAGCATCGCGACTTTTTTAATATCAACCCTTTTATTATTTCTAGCACCTATTTTGTTGGTGAAGCCTGATAAAGTTGAAGAGCTTAAAGCTCGATAGAATAAGATTGTAAGGTAGGAGAGTTAGACAGGAGAATTAACAGACCAAAGCTGTTCCAAAGTATTTGTTTGGAACAGCTTACTTATATTTGATACATTTTATATAAAAATATTGATATCTGTATTAATATTAAATATAAGATTATGTGTTACCATAATTAAAATGGTAGTTTCTTTTTTTAGCTTAGGGTTTAGAGTAATAGTATGGAATTTGGAAATCTTTAATAAGATTATTGTATCAGTTGAAAAAGTATATATTTAAGTAAAAGATTATAGTTTTATTATACTCCCAAGGGTCAGGAGGGGACGATATGACGTTTGAAATGGTGTTTGTAGGCTTCGTCATTTTTGTGATGTTATTGGCATTGCTTGCTGAAGCAGCACGCCCGGACGTCATTGTTCTTCTGGCTCTTGGGATTTTTATTGTGACCGGAATTTTATCTCCCCAGCAAGCCTTAAGCGGATTTGCTAATGAAGGGATGCTCACGATCGCCCTGTTATTTATCGTGGCTGGAGGGATTCAAAAGAGTGGCATCATTAACCGGTTCATGATCCAGTGGCTCTCTTCTTCACAAACAAAAAGTGGGCTGGTGACCCGTTTCTTTGCACCAGTTTCATTGGCTTCTGGTTTCTTGAACAATACACCAATCGTTGTGACATTTGCACCAATCATCCGTGAGTGGTGTGAAGAAAATGATATCTCTCCTTCTAAGTTTTTGATTCCTTTATCGTACGTGACGATCTTAGGTGGAACTATTACATTGATCGGGACTTCTACTAACTTGGTCGTACATGGTTTGTTACGTAGAGAAGGGTTAGAGGGGTTCTCTTTTTTCGAGTTAGCGATCATAGGTGTGCCCATTACAATAGTAGGATTCATCTATCTTTTTACAATCGGGTTGAAAATTTTGCCTGCTCATCGTGATTTTGCTCAAAAAGTTCGTGAACAAACGAAAGAATATTTAGCTGAAATGGTGGTCGATGAAGGGTTCCCTTATATAGATCAACCTGTCCGAGATGGGTTGTTTCAACATCTGGAAGGGATTTATCTAATTGAAATCATGCGAGGGAATGAGAGAATTTATCCGATTTTACCCTCTACGAAAATAAGAAAAGATGACCGCTTGATTTTCTCAGGACAAATCTCTACTATTGCAGACTTGGAAAAAATAAAAGGTTTATATGTAGAGACGGGTTCAGACCTGAAACTGGATGACTTGAAAAAGAGTAACGGTGATACGCAGTTGATAGAAGCCGTCATTTCACATGAATCATCCCTGAGCAATCGCACGATTAATCAGTTGAATTTCTTGTCGAGGTTCAACGCAGGTGTCATCGCGGTACACCGGAAAAATAAGCGGATTAAAGGGAAGATAGCAGATATTATCCTGCGCCCAGGTGATACATTGCTGCTACTCACCAATAAAGACTTCGTTCGCCGCTATCAACATTCAAATAATTTTTATGTATTATCTTCTTTGGAACCTCCAAAAGAATTACGCGAGGATAAGCGGAAAGGTATGTTTTCTATCTTTCTATTAGTCTCAATGATTATTCTAGTATCTTTAGGGTTCCTGACAATGTTTACTGCAATGACTTTTGCTGCAGTAGTCTTGTTTTTGACGAGAATAGTTACCCCGGAAGATGCAAGGGAATACATTCATTTCCCGATTCTTCTTTTGATAGCGGGAGCGATTGGCGTAGGTGCTGCTATGACTGAGACCGGGCTGGCTGAATTGGTCGCTGAAAGACTCTTATTATTTGCTGAGCCGTTAGGGTTGTTCGTAGTCATTCTATTAATATATTTTCTAACGAATGTATTTACCGAGTTGATCACCAATACGGCAGCAGCAGTATTGATGATTCCAATCGGTCTGGACATTGCTAGTATGCTGGATATTGATCCAGTGGGCGTGGCCGTAACGATTGCAATAGCTGCATCAGCTAGCTTCGTGACACCAATCGGTTACCAAACCAACCTGATTGTTTACGGGCCAGGGGGCTACTCTTTTTTGGACTATGTTAAAGTTGGTTTACCATTAAGTTTAATCGTAATGTCTGTTACGACAACCATCGTATATATTGGTTGGTACATGTGAGAATAGGTGTGATTTTTTGAAGAGAAATGTTTTATATTGGTTGCCGCCCATGGTATGGATGGCGATTATTTACTATACATCTTCACAGTCTTCTAGTGAACAAGACGTGAAACCATTCATCTCGGAAAACTTTGATTTAACAGTAATAGAGCCCTTGGTTAACTGGATGTCGTTCAGTTACTATGGAAGTGAACGCAGTGTCGAAGCGATGGGATTAGAGCCTTTTTTAGAATTCCTTATACGTAAAGGCGCGCACTTAGGCGTATATTTGGTGGCGGCTTTTCTTATTTATTTTGCGATTGCTAAAACGACTAGACTAAGAGGAAACTACAGGGTGGTAATAACTTTCTTTCTAGTTATTCATTTCGCGCTGGTCGATGAACTGAACCAAAGTTTTACAGCTGAACGCACACCTTATATTTATGATGTGATGCTCGACGGTTTCGGTGCGTTGGTCGGACTAGGGATGATTTTATTGTTCAGAAGAGTGAAAGTGAAGAAGGTTAGTAGGTAATTCATTTTGGTGTTCATCAATAGGATTGATAACTTATAAAAAAAGCGATTCATATAATTAAAAATCATAGATCAAAGATTGCCTGTAACTTATAGTGAAAGGAGTTCAAAATGTGACGTATTTGATAGGCATTGATGGTGGAGGAACTAAAACAACTGCTATTTTAGCAACAAAGCAAGGTGAAGTGTTAGCTGAAAGCAAGACTTCATCTACCAACCCGAATTTAATTGACAACGAAGAACTGGAGAAAAGAATCACACATTTATTAAATGAATTCAGAAATCACGACAGAAAAGTATTCAGTAAGGTTTCTAGTGTGTTCGCTGGTGTATCAGGCGCAGGTAATAGCGATGCTAAAAATAATTTCGCTACTATTCTAAGGAAAAAATTACCTCGCACTAAAAATATTTCTGTAGAAGCAGATACAATTAATGCTTTGTATTCTGGCACATATGGGAAGCCAGGAATCATTCAAATTGCAGGCACTGGGGCCACCACTTATGGAATTAATGATGAAGGTGACAGTTGGAGAGTCGATGGGTGGGGTTACTTATTGGGCGATGAAGGTAGTGGATATTACATAGGTGCGGAAGGCGTCAAATCAGTATTAAAATCTGCTGATGGAAGAGGTCCAGCAACGAATCTGAGTGAAAAAATAAAGCATTACTTCAACTGTAAGAACGAATTTGATCTTGTTAGAAAAATATACAGAGCTGAATATCCAAAAAACCAAATTTCCTCTATTGCAGTATTGGTTTTTGACTCTTATAGAGAAAATGATGAGGTTGCAATCAATATTATGGAGGGTGCTGCGCAGAAGTTGTGTAAAAGTATTCAAACAGTAAATGCAAAAGTATTTCAAGGATATGAAGATGTCCCAGTAATTTTATGCGGTGGTTTATTCGAGAAATCCAATAGTCTTTCTGATTTGTTGAAGAAACATTTAGCAAAGAATAATATCTTGAAACCATCAATCCCCACTTTTTCCCCTGTAAAAGGCTCCATTATAGGTGCAAAATTAAATATTAGTCGGAATATTGATGATGAATTTATTGAGGCATTAAGAGCGAAATAAGGTTAATGCCTTTTTTTTATGTTCATTGAAATATTATTACGAGAATTTTCAAAATAATTTGACACATTATAACGATGACATTATAATAAAGAAAATTACTAATCGTTCAACCTAATATTTTTTATGAAAAAATGTAAGCGCTTTAATTTGTGAGCAAGGAGAATTTAATTTGATGGAACTTTCAAACTTGGTTACGGAACAAAGAAACGAAAATAGTAAAAAAATTGATCAGATGTCCACGACTGAAATGTTGCGAACGATTAACCAAGAAGATCAAAAAGTGGCTTTGGCAGTAAACGAAGTGTTATCAGAGATTGAAGAAGCGGTAGATGTAATTACAGCACGCCTTAAGACTGGAGGAAGGTTATTCTATGTGGGGGCTGGTACAAGTGGAAGATTAGGGATATTGGATGAGGCAGAGTGCCCTCCTACTTTCATGACCTGCCCAGATATGGTTCAAACTTTGATGGCTGGCGGTAAACAAGCTTTCTTTGAAGCCATTGAAGGCTCTGAGGATAATGAGACACAGGGTAGACTGGATTTAAGAAGTAAAAACATCTCAAATAAAGATGTGGTGGTTGGTATTACTGCTAGCGGAAGAACCCCTTACCCAATTGGGGCCTTAAAGGAGGCGGGGGAAACTGGTGCATATACAGTATCACTATCTTGTAATCCCAATTCTTTTATTAGCCGATATGCTAGAACTCCAATTGAGGTAATTGTGGGCCCAGAAGTTCTTACAGGTTCTACCCGTATGAAGGCCGCTACCTCTCATAAAATGATTCTTAATATGATAAGTACTTCAACGATGATAAGGCTTGGTAAAGTTTTTGAGAATTTAATGGTTGATGTCCAAGCGAGCAACTATAAGCTAAAAGAACGAGCAAAAAGTATAATTATGGAAATTACTGGAGTAAATGAGAGTGAAGCGCTGAAAACTCTATCAAAAACAAACAATCGTGTGAAGCCTGCAATAGTCATGTTGAAAGGGGGAGTAGATTTAGGGGAAGCTCAAAAAGCACTTGATAAAAATGAAGGTTACGTGAGAGAGGCAATAGAATACACTTTTCAAGGATAATATTGAAACCATATTAATTAGGGTTATCTAATTAATATGTTTCATATAATTATTAATATTATTAAGGGGGATTAATTTGATGAAAAAAGTGAGTTGGAAATGGCTCATAACGTTTTCAGTTTTACTCCTTCTAGTCTTCTCGGTCGCATGTGCGCCGGATGAAGCACCAGTTGGTGAGGACGATGATGAAAGTGAGGAAAGTTCTGGTGAGTCTGAGGATAACACTTCAAGCGATGGAGAAATTAGTGGCGAATTGGAAATTCAATATTTCGTAGGGGGATACGGTGATTCCTGGTGGAAGGAAGTTATTGGTGACTTTAAAGATGAATACCCAGATGTTGAAATAGTCGAACACGCCGGTCCTAATATCAACGATGAAATGAGATCTCGTTGGGTATCGGGCGATCCGCCTGATGTAGTGTACATTGACGGAGCTGGATCAAGTGAAACTCAAATGGTTGAAGATGGTCAGCTTATGAACTTGACTGATTGGGCTGGAGAAATTGAACTTGAAGATGGTAGTTCATTGGTGGATAGTTTTATTGCTGAGCCTGCAACATATGATGGAGAATTATATAGTCTGCCTCTAGTTTTTGATACATGGGGTACATGGTACGATATGGCATGGTTTGATGAGGGAGGATATGAAGTACCTTCTGATTTTGAGAGTTTCATGAGTACGATGGGTGATATCCAAGATTCAGAAGATATTGCGCCTTTCGTAACTACTGGTCAACACCCTTATTACTTCTTAAGAGGAATGCTTTACCCAGCGTTTGGAGCCCAAGGCGGCAATGAATTACTTGAAGATGTAATCACTGGAGCGGAAGGTGCTTGGTCAAGTGACGAGGTTGCAGAAGTGATGAATAAGGTCGCAGATATGCAAGAAGCAGGTTATATCGATTCAGATTTTGGAGCATATAACCATACTCAATCTCAAATGAACTTCTTATTGCATGATAATGCGTTCATACCTGTTGGTTTCTGGTTACCAAATGAAATGTCAGGGGATACTCCAGAAGATTTCCAATATGGTTTCATTCCATCACCAATGAACGATGCGGGTGAACCAATGGCGATTGTTCCTGACTTAAGACCTTTAGCCATTGCTGAAGAAGCAGAGAACCCTGAAGCTGCTAAAGCATTTGTGGACTTTGTTTTTACTAGAGAATACGCACAGTTATTCTCTGAGCATACTGGGGCAATTATGAATGTGGAAGGTGTAGATTTATCCGCCTCAGATGAAGTACCTGAATATCTAATTGAAGCGAATGAAATGATTAATGACCCAGAACAAGTTCAGATCTATCACAAGCCGCATCCGATGAGTTCTGACCTAGAAACACCAATAAGTAATGCACTTGTTTCTCTTATGTTAGGTAATATTACGGTTGAAGAATTTGCTGAAGAAGCAGAGGCTGCCGCAGAAGAATATCGTGGTGAATAAATTCTGACATTGGTAAAAAAAGTATGGAATGCAGGGTAGATAATCTACTCAGCGTTCCATACATTTATTTACACTTAAAGAAAGAGTGATCATATGGTACAAACAAAAAAACAAAGATATTTATTTTTAGCCTTTTGCTTAGTCCCTACTTTCATTATGTTTAGTATCTTTACACTCTATCCTTTATTCAGTGGTTTGTATTATTCCTTTTTTGAATGGTCTGGTGCCTCGCAAACAAGGGAATTTGTGGGTTTCGATAATTACATAAAATTGTTTAATGACGATATAATTCCGGCTACGATTTGGCATGATTATTTCTTAGTGATTACTAAGGTGATCGGGATTATGGCCATGGCCATGTTCATAGCTGTTGCCTTAACACAGTTGAAAATTAAAGAAGCACCTTTCTACCGGATTGTATTTTTCTTCCCTAACATCATGTCTGTGGTAGTAATAGGTATTCTTTGGATGTTCATTTACAACCCTAGTCTAGGTTTAGTGAACTCAGGTCTAGAATTTATAGGATTGGAGTCATGGACCAGACCATGGCTAGGTGATGAGGATTGGGCTCTTACTAGTTTAGTGCTACCGTCTATTTGGGCTGGAATCGGCTTATTTATGCTTTTATTGATGGGTGGTATTGCTAACATTTCTAAAAGTTATTACGAGGCTGCTAGAATTGATGGCGCGAACGAATGGGAGCAATTTAAAAAAATTACTCTTCCATTAGTTTGGCCCCAGATCAAAATATCAATTTTATATATCGTTATAACAACTTTGAACGGTTCATTCATTATAGTGCAAGTAATGACAGGTGGTGGACCAAATAATTCTACCCACGTTATGGGTTCCTATTTATATCAGCAAGCATTCAACCAATATAATTTTGGTTATGGAGCTACGATAGGTGTC of the Halalkalibacillus sediminis genome contains:
- a CDS encoding SLC13 family permease translates to MTFEMVFVGFVIFVMLLALLAEAARPDVIVLLALGIFIVTGILSPQQALSGFANEGMLTIALLFIVAGGIQKSGIINRFMIQWLSSSQTKSGLVTRFFAPVSLASGFLNNTPIVVTFAPIIREWCEENDISPSKFLIPLSYVTILGGTITLIGTSTNLVVHGLLRREGLEGFSFFELAIIGVPITIVGFIYLFTIGLKILPAHRDFAQKVREQTKEYLAEMVVDEGFPYIDQPVRDGLFQHLEGIYLIEIMRGNERIYPILPSTKIRKDDRLIFSGQISTIADLEKIKGLYVETGSDLKLDDLKKSNGDTQLIEAVISHESSLSNRTINQLNFLSRFNAGVIAVHRKNKRIKGKIADIILRPGDTLLLLTNKDFVRRYQHSNNFYVLSSLEPPKELREDKRKGMFSIFLLVSMIILVSLGFLTMFTAMTFAAVVLFLTRIVTPEDAREYIHFPILLLIAGAIGVGAAMTETGLAELVAERLLLFAEPLGLFVVILLIYFLTNVFTELITNTAAAVLMIPIGLDIASMLDIDPVGVAVTIAIAASASFVTPIGYQTNLIVYGPGGYSFLDYVKVGLPLSLIVMSVTTTIVYIGWYM
- a CDS encoding VanZ family protein, whose protein sequence is MKRNVLYWLPPMVWMAIIYYTSSQSSSEQDVKPFISENFDLTVIEPLVNWMSFSYYGSERSVEAMGLEPFLEFLIRKGAHLGVYLVAAFLIYFAIAKTTRLRGNYRVVITFFLVIHFALVDELNQSFTAERTPYIYDVMLDGFGALVGLGMILLFRRVKVKKVSR
- a CDS encoding carbohydrate ABC transporter permease, whose amino-acid sequence is MVQTKKQRYLFLAFCLVPTFIMFSIFTLYPLFSGLYYSFFEWSGASQTREFVGFDNYIKLFNDDIIPATIWHDYFLVITKVIGIMAMAMFIAVALTQLKIKEAPFYRIVFFFPNIMSVVVIGILWMFIYNPSLGLVNSGLEFIGLESWTRPWLGDEDWALTSLVLPSIWAGIGLFMLLLMGGIANISKSYYEAARIDGANEWEQFKKITLPLVWPQIKISILYIVITTLNGSFIIVQVMTGGGPNNSTHVMGSYLYQQAFNQYNFGYGATIGVMILVISLITVFILQFFLRRDRVEY
- a CDS encoding N-acetylglucosamine kinase; translated protein: MTYLIGIDGGGTKTTAILATKQGEVLAESKTSSTNPNLIDNEELEKRITHLLNEFRNHDRKVFSKVSSVFAGVSGAGNSDAKNNFATILRKKLPRTKNISVEADTINALYSGTYGKPGIIQIAGTGATTYGINDEGDSWRVDGWGYLLGDEGSGYYIGAEGVKSVLKSADGRGPATNLSEKIKHYFNCKNEFDLVRKIYRAEYPKNQISSIAVLVFDSYRENDEVAINIMEGAAQKLCKSIQTVNAKVFQGYEDVPVILCGGLFEKSNSLSDLLKKHLAKNNILKPSIPTFSPVKGSIIGAKLNISRNIDDEFIEALRAK
- the murQ gene encoding N-acetylmuramic acid 6-phosphate etherase encodes the protein MELSNLVTEQRNENSKKIDQMSTTEMLRTINQEDQKVALAVNEVLSEIEEAVDVITARLKTGGRLFYVGAGTSGRLGILDEAECPPTFMTCPDMVQTLMAGGKQAFFEAIEGSEDNETQGRLDLRSKNISNKDVVVGITASGRTPYPIGALKEAGETGAYTVSLSCNPNSFISRYARTPIEVIVGPEVLTGSTRMKAATSHKMILNMISTSTMIRLGKVFENLMVDVQASNYKLKERAKSIIMEITGVNESEALKTLSKTNNRVKPAIVMLKGGVDLGEAQKALDKNEGYVREAIEYTFQG
- the proC gene encoding pyrroline-5-carboxylate reductase; translated protein: MTKKIGFIGCGKMGQAIINGMIEYGGISPDHIIATAVTDKTIEYVEDTYGVQVTHDNKKVASESDVLYLAVKPYHYPKVIDDIRKHVREETIIVTIALGVSLKDTTLMFGEKAKVIRTMPNTPSHVGEGMTVISPNDNITDSELADMKSLFQGYGQVAQVDEKMMDKIPAVSGSSPAYVYVFIEAMADGAVKQGVPRDLAYQLSSQAVLGAAKMVLESGKHPGELKDNVCTPAGSTIKAIDALEQRGFRGTVMQAMEECLKK
- a CDS encoding glutamate synthase subunit beta translates to MGYIRGFLEFDRKENPKRDPVERIKDWGEYVMRHSDEDMKEQSARCMDCGTPFCHTGAEWDRDMVGCPVNNLIPEWNELVYDGQWKEALDRLEETNNFPEFTGRVCPAPCEGSCTLAINDDPVTIKSIENEIIERGFDNGWVTPNPPQHRTGKRVAIIGSGPAGLAAADQLNQKGHTVIVYERDDRAGGLLMYGIPNMKLEKETVERRVHLLEEEGIEFKLNTEIGEDVTYEELKRNHDAVIVCTGAQQPRDVPAENRESQGIHFAMEYLTESTKALETDPQKTPISAKGKNVIVIGGGDTGADCVATALRQECKRVVQFGKHPASPEDRDEDNPWPLFPMTYTLEYGYKESLEAYNEDPRKYEVLTQSFQTDDEGNVTSLNTLNVEKVVENGRLVTKEIPGSEQEWEADLVLIAIGFTGPEPELLEHMGLETDERGRVWTVDGTKDYTTSEPGVFAAGDLRRGQSLVVWAIREGREVAEQCDAYLEKDSSLKSSFAV
- a CDS encoding ABC transporter substrate-binding protein, yielding MKKVSWKWLITFSVLLLLVFSVACAPDEAPVGEDDDESEESSGESEDNTSSDGEISGELEIQYFVGGYGDSWWKEVIGDFKDEYPDVEIVEHAGPNINDEMRSRWVSGDPPDVVYIDGAGSSETQMVEDGQLMNLTDWAGEIELEDGSSLVDSFIAEPATYDGELYSLPLVFDTWGTWYDMAWFDEGGYEVPSDFESFMSTMGDIQDSEDIAPFVTTGQHPYYFLRGMLYPAFGAQGGNELLEDVITGAEGAWSSDEVAEVMNKVADMQEAGYIDSDFGAYNHTQSQMNFLLHDNAFIPVGFWLPNEMSGDTPEDFQYGFIPSPMNDAGEPMAIVPDLRPLAIAEEAENPEAAKAFVDFVFTREYAQLFSEHTGAIMNVEGVDLSASDEVPEYLIEANEMINDPEQVQIYHKPHPMSSDLETPISNALVSLMLGNITVEEFAEEAEAAAEEYRGE